One Actinomycetes bacterium DNA window includes the following coding sequences:
- a CDS encoding aromatic amino acid lyase produces the protein MASVRISEGPLGIDELLAVVDGSPVELDASVRARIAASRDLVDRALAAGGAVYGLTTQVGHGKDTRLTDDERLAAQLFIVRSHSG, from the coding sequence ATGGCATCCGTGCGCATCAGCGAGGGTCCGCTCGGGATCGACGAGCTGCTCGCCGTCGTCGACGGGTCGCCGGTCGAACTCGACGCTTCCGTGCGTGCCCGGATCGCGGCGAGCCGCGACCTGGTGGACCGCGCGCTCGCCGCCGGTGGAGCCGTCTATGGCCTGACCACCCAGGTCGGTCACGGCAAGGACACCCGGCTGACGGACGACGAGCGGCTCGCCGCGCAGCTGTTCATCGTGCGCTCGCACAGTGG